The following are from one region of the Chromobacterium phragmitis genome:
- a CDS encoding acetate uptake transporter: protein MNEKLANPAPLGLMGFGMTTILLNIHNAGFYPISAMILAMGLCYGGLAQIVAGIMEFRRGNTFGVTAFLSYGLFWLSLVLLIVLPKTGLADPTPEGYMGWYLLMWGVFTLFMLVGTVNYPRVKQFVFASLTVLFFLLAARDFTGSKLIGMIAGFEGIVCGASAIYLAMATVLNEQYGRTVWPVGAR from the coding sequence GTGAACGAAAAACTGGCCAACCCGGCCCCGCTGGGCCTGATGGGCTTCGGCATGACCACCATCCTTCTCAACATCCACAACGCCGGCTTCTACCCGATCAGCGCGATGATCCTGGCGATGGGCCTGTGCTACGGCGGCCTGGCGCAAATCGTGGCCGGCATCATGGAATTCCGCCGCGGCAACACCTTCGGCGTCACCGCCTTTCTGTCCTATGGCCTGTTCTGGCTCAGCCTGGTGCTGCTGATCGTGCTGCCCAAGACCGGCCTGGCCGATCCGACGCCGGAAGGCTACATGGGCTGGTATCTGCTGATGTGGGGCGTGTTCACCTTGTTCATGCTGGTGGGCACCGTCAACTACCCGCGCGTCAAGCAGTTCGTGTTCGCCTCGCTGACCGTGCTGTTCTTCCTGCTGGCGGCGCGCGACTTCACCGGCAGCAAGCTGATCGGCATGATCGCCGGCTTCGAGGGCATTGTCTGCGGCGCCAGCGCCATCTATCTGGCAATGGCCACCGTGCTCAACGAGCAATACGGCCGCACCGTGTGGCCGGTGGGCGCGCGCTGA
- the aceE gene encoding pyruvate dehydrogenase (acetyl-transferring), homodimeric type yields MAATFPDDIDPLETQEWTEALESVLDNEGAERAHFLLETMVERTRRRGAHLPFDATTAYQNTIPVGKEAKSPGNHEMEHRIRSINRWNAAAMVLRAGKKDLELGGHIASFQSSATLYDVGFNHFWRAQNENQDGDLIYFQGHIAPGVYSRAFMEGRLSADQLDNFRQEVDGQGLSSYPHPWLMKDFWQFPTVSMGLGPLMAIYQARFLKYLESRGLAKTMGRKVWCFCGDGEMDEPESLGAIAMAAREGLDNLVFVINCNLQRLDGPVRGNGKIIQELEGDFRGSGWNVLKVIWGSRWDPLLAMDTKGLLKKRMDECVDGDYQTFKSKDGAYVREHFFGKYPELREMVANMSDEEIWNLNRGGHDPHKVYAAYHQASYNANGRPTVILAKTIKGYGMGASGEAKNIAHQAKKMDLDSLRNFRDRFGIPVSDEDLAKVPYYLPAEDSPEMKYMRERRAALGGYLPARKPVNHPLAVPELSAFDAQLQSSGDREFSTTMAFVRMLGTIMKDKNVGKRVVPIVPDESRTFGMEGMFRQYGIWSTQGQNYVPQDHDQLMFYKESKDGQILQEGINEPGAMADWIAAATSYANSSQPMIPFYIYYSMFGFQRIGDLAWAAGDMRARGFLLGGTAGRTTLNGEGLQHEDGHSHIQAGLIPNCISYDPTFAYELAVIVQDGMRRMYAEQEDVFYYLTLMNENYVHPAMPAGAEEGILKGMYLLQDGGDAKVKVQLMGSGTILREVMAAADLLKADFGIGADIWSVTSFNQLRRDGMEAERHNLLNPTAEAQSSYVEQQLAGRSGPVIAATDYIRNYADQIRAYVPGRYVVLGTDGFGRSDSRANLRSFFEVDRYHVALAALSALARDGKIDGAKVAEAIAKYGIKTDKLPSWKV; encoded by the coding sequence ATGGCTGCAACTTTCCCTGACGATATCGATCCGTTGGAAACCCAGGAGTGGACTGAAGCGCTGGAATCGGTGCTGGACAACGAAGGCGCGGAACGCGCCCACTTCCTGCTGGAGACCATGGTCGAGCGCACGCGCCGCCGCGGTGCCCACCTGCCGTTCGACGCCACTACCGCTTACCAGAACACCATCCCGGTCGGCAAAGAAGCCAAATCCCCGGGCAACCACGAGATGGAGCACCGCATCCGCTCGATCAACCGCTGGAACGCCGCGGCCATGGTGCTGCGCGCCGGCAAGAAGGATCTGGAGCTGGGCGGCCACATCGCGTCCTTCCAGTCCTCCGCCACGCTGTACGACGTCGGTTTCAACCATTTCTGGCGCGCCCAGAATGAAAACCAGGACGGCGACCTGATCTACTTCCAGGGCCACATCGCCCCGGGCGTGTATTCCCGCGCCTTCATGGAAGGCCGCTTGTCCGCCGACCAGCTGGACAACTTCCGCCAGGAAGTGGACGGCCAAGGCCTGTCCTCCTATCCGCACCCGTGGCTGATGAAGGATTTCTGGCAGTTCCCGACCGTATCGATGGGCCTGGGCCCGCTGATGGCCATCTACCAAGCCCGCTTCCTGAAGTACCTGGAAAGCCGCGGCCTGGCCAAGACCATGGGCCGCAAGGTGTGGTGCTTCTGCGGCGACGGCGAGATGGACGAGCCGGAATCGCTGGGCGCCATCGCCATGGCCGCCCGCGAAGGCCTGGACAACCTGGTGTTCGTGATCAACTGCAACCTGCAGCGCCTGGACGGCCCGGTGCGCGGCAATGGCAAGATCATCCAGGAACTCGAAGGCGACTTCCGCGGTTCCGGCTGGAATGTGCTGAAAGTGATCTGGGGCTCCCGTTGGGACCCGCTGCTGGCCATGGACACCAAGGGCCTGCTGAAGAAGCGCATGGACGAGTGCGTGGATGGCGACTATCAGACCTTCAAGTCCAAGGACGGCGCTTACGTTCGCGAACACTTCTTCGGCAAGTATCCGGAGCTGCGCGAAATGGTGGCCAACATGTCCGACGAAGAGATCTGGAATCTCAATCGCGGCGGCCATGACCCGCACAAGGTGTACGCGGCTTACCACCAAGCCTCCTACAACGCCAACGGCCGTCCGACCGTGATCCTGGCCAAGACCATCAAGGGTTACGGCATGGGCGCGTCCGGCGAAGCCAAGAACATCGCGCACCAGGCCAAGAAGATGGACCTGGACAGCCTGCGCAACTTCCGCGACCGCTTCGGCATTCCGGTGTCCGACGAAGACCTGGCCAAGGTGCCGTACTACCTGCCGGCCGAAGACAGCCCGGAAATGAAGTACATGCGCGAACGCCGCGCGGCGCTGGGCGGCTACCTGCCGGCCCGCAAGCCGGTCAACCACCCGCTGGCGGTGCCGGAACTGTCCGCCTTCGACGCGCAGCTGCAAAGCTCGGGCGACCGCGAGTTCTCCACCACGATGGCCTTCGTCCGCATGCTGGGCACCATCATGAAGGACAAGAACGTCGGCAAGCGCGTGGTGCCGATCGTGCCGGACGAATCCCGCACCTTCGGCATGGAAGGCATGTTCCGCCAATACGGCATCTGGTCTACCCAGGGTCAGAACTACGTGCCGCAGGACCATGACCAGCTGATGTTCTACAAGGAATCCAAGGACGGCCAGATCCTGCAGGAAGGCATCAACGAGCCGGGCGCGATGGCCGACTGGATCGCCGCGGCGACCAGCTACGCCAACAGCAGCCAGCCGATGATTCCGTTCTACATCTACTACTCGATGTTCGGCTTCCAGCGCATCGGCGACCTGGCCTGGGCGGCTGGCGACATGCGCGCCCGCGGCTTCCTGCTGGGCGGCACCGCCGGCCGCACCACGCTGAACGGCGAAGGCCTGCAGCACGAAGACGGTCACAGCCACATCCAGGCCGGCCTGATCCCGAACTGCATCAGCTACGACCCGACCTTCGCCTACGAGCTGGCCGTGATCGTGCAGGACGGCATGCGCCGCATGTACGCCGAGCAGGAAGACGTCTTCTACTACCTGACCCTGATGAACGAAAACTACGTTCACCCGGCGATGCCGGCAGGCGCGGAAGAGGGCATCCTGAAGGGCATGTACCTGCTGCAGGACGGCGGCGACGCCAAGGTCAAGGTGCAGCTGATGGGCTCCGGCACCATCCTGCGCGAAGTGATGGCCGCGGCCGATCTGCTGAAGGCCGATTTCGGCATCGGCGCCGACATCTGGAGCGTGACCTCCTTCAACCAGCTGCGCCGCGACGGCATGGAAGCCGAGCGCCACAACCTGCTGAACCCGACCGCCGAGGCCCAGTCCTCCTACGTCGAACAGCAGCTGGCCGGCCGCAGCGGCCCGGTGATCGCCGCGACCGACTACATCCGCAACTACGCCGACCAGATCCGCGCCTACGTGCCGGGCCGCTACGTCGTGCTGGGCACCGACGGCTTCGGCCGCTCGGACAGCCGCGCCAACCTGCGCTCCTTCTTCGAGGTGGATCGCTACCACGTGGCGCTGGCGGCCCTGTCCGCCCTGGCCCGCGACGGCAAGATCGACGGCGCCAAGGTGGCGGAAGCCATCGCCAAGTACGGCATCAAGACTGACAAGCTGCCGAGCTGGAAGGTGTAA
- a CDS encoding beta-class carbonic anhydrase, translating to MDRLNTLLEHNRAFVENREYEQYKTDKFPGKGLAVLACMDARLVELLPKAMGLKNGDAKLIKNAGALITHPWGSVMRSLIMAVYELRADEICVVAHRDCGMRAVDPQRVLEHAMERGVSEDTIATLRAAGIDLDGWLKGFDNVSDSVRHTVQTIRNHPLLPKDVPVHGMVIHPSTGRLEVVINGYGDEEAPAA from the coding sequence ATGGACCGACTGAATACCCTGCTCGAACACAACCGCGCCTTCGTGGAAAACCGCGAGTACGAGCAATACAAAACCGACAAATTTCCCGGCAAGGGCCTGGCCGTGCTGGCCTGCATGGACGCCCGCCTGGTGGAGCTGCTGCCCAAGGCCATGGGCCTGAAGAACGGCGACGCCAAGCTGATCAAGAACGCTGGCGCGTTGATCACCCACCCCTGGGGTTCGGTGATGCGCAGCCTGATCATGGCGGTGTACGAGCTGCGCGCCGACGAGATTTGCGTGGTCGCCCACCGCGATTGCGGCATGCGCGCGGTCGATCCGCAGCGCGTGCTGGAGCACGCGATGGAGCGCGGCGTGTCGGAAGACACCATCGCCACGCTGCGCGCCGCCGGCATCGACCTGGACGGCTGGCTGAAAGGCTTCGACAACGTATCCGACAGCGTGCGCCACACCGTGCAAACCATCCGCAACCATCCGCTGCTGCCCAAAGACGTTCCAGTGCACGGCATGGTGATCCACCCGTCCACCGGTCGGCTGGAGGTGGTGATCAACGGCTACGGCGACGAGGAAGCGCCGGCGGCATGA
- a CDS encoding M48 family metalloprotease: MMKRRLLCALLASVLAQPLTVRADLPDLGEVSDASLSLADEARIGRDALRAMREAGDVVDDAEVNAYLNDVGGRLAAAAAVPGVRFTYFCVADSGINAFAMPGGYVGINIGLMLATQSEGELAGVLGHETAHVAQRHIARMQAANSATSPLLLLGTIVAAALAAKAGNGEGAVGAVSAGMGLSISRQLAFSRDFEREADRVGMQYMAAAGFDVRYMGSFFQRLEQASRYSDNSAYAFLRTHPVTLERISEAQNRALDYPVKMRADSVDYLLVREKLRVLTLSPEEAASYYNSALQRGLYLSEGASWYGLARARLLQHDRAGAAAALAKARARLPDNAMLYGLEVEIARDGRDWAAAARAARNGLAAFPRSASLRLAQVDAALDGGDRKAALTLLTQMLNDRRDDPALYRREAKLYADQDPLRYHAALGNAFYYEQRYGAAQEQYQLASKAKGDDFYLRSMLEARLREVDRLAKEERKAARN, encoded by the coding sequence ATGATGAAACGCCGCCTGCTGTGCGCGCTGCTGGCCTCCGTCCTGGCCCAGCCGCTGACTGTCCGCGCCGACCTGCCCGATCTGGGCGAGGTGTCGGACGCCTCGCTGTCCCTGGCCGACGAGGCCCGCATCGGCCGCGACGCGCTGCGCGCGATGCGCGAGGCCGGGGACGTGGTGGACGACGCCGAGGTCAACGCCTACCTGAACGATGTCGGCGGCCGGCTGGCCGCCGCCGCCGCGGTGCCCGGCGTGCGCTTCACTTACTTTTGCGTCGCCGATTCCGGCATCAACGCCTTCGCCATGCCCGGCGGCTATGTCGGCATCAATATCGGCCTGATGCTGGCCACCCAGAGCGAGGGCGAACTGGCCGGCGTGCTGGGCCATGAGACAGCCCACGTCGCCCAGCGCCACATCGCGCGGATGCAGGCGGCCAACAGCGCCACCAGCCCTTTGCTGCTGCTGGGCACCATCGTCGCCGCCGCGCTGGCGGCCAAGGCCGGCAACGGAGAGGGCGCGGTGGGCGCGGTGTCGGCCGGAATGGGCTTGTCCATTTCGCGCCAGCTGGCGTTTTCCCGAGACTTCGAACGCGAGGCCGACCGCGTCGGCATGCAATACATGGCCGCCGCCGGGTTCGACGTGCGCTACATGGGCTCCTTCTTCCAGCGGCTGGAGCAGGCCAGCCGCTACAGCGACAACTCCGCCTACGCTTTCCTGCGCACCCACCCGGTGACGCTGGAGCGGATCAGCGAGGCGCAGAACCGCGCGCTGGACTACCCGGTGAAGATGCGCGCCGACAGCGTCGACTATCTGCTGGTGCGCGAGAAGCTGCGGGTGTTGACCCTGTCGCCGGAAGAGGCGGCGTCTTATTACAACAGCGCGCTGCAGCGCGGCTTGTATCTGAGCGAAGGCGCCAGCTGGTACGGCCTGGCCCGGGCCAGGCTGCTGCAGCATGATCGAGCCGGCGCCGCGGCGGCGCTGGCCAAGGCCCGGGCCAGGCTGCCGGACAACGCGATGCTGTACGGGCTGGAGGTGGAGATCGCCCGCGACGGCCGCGACTGGGCCGCCGCCGCCCGCGCGGCCAGGAATGGCCTGGCGGCTTTTCCGCGCAGCGCTTCGCTGCGGCTGGCCCAGGTGGACGCGGCGCTGGACGGCGGCGACCGCAAGGCCGCGCTGACGCTGCTGACCCAGATGCTGAACGACAGGCGGGACGACCCGGCGCTGTACCGGCGCGAGGCCAAGCTGTATGCCGACCAGGACCCGCTGCGCTACCACGCCGCGCTGGGCAATGCGTTCTATTACGAACAACGCTATGGCGCGGCTCAGGAGCAGTACCAGTTGGCGAGCAAGGCCAAGGGCGATGATTTCTATCTCCGTTCCATGCTGGAGGCCCGTCTGCGGGAGGTGGACAGGCTGGCCAAGGAGGAACGCAAAGCCGCGCGGAATTGA
- the lpdA gene encoding dihydrolipoyl dehydrogenase, whose amino-acid sequence MSNLIELKVPDIGGHNNVDVIEVFVKPGDVIEKEASLITLETDKATMEVPAEAAGTVKEVRVAVGSKVSEGDLVVILEAAGAAAPAPAEVKPVETTGVASATTQAGFAPQAAPVAASHSGGADIECDVMVLGGGPGGYSAAFRAADLGLKVVIVERYATLGGVCLNVGCIPSKALLHNAAVIDEVSHLAANGIKFGKPEVDIDMLRGYKEKVIAKLTGGLGGMAKARKVEIVRGNGHFIDPHHIEVSVTTGKGREESGEKKIVKFKNAIIAAGSRVVKLPFIPNDPRVVDSTGALELKGVADRMLIIGGGIIGLEMGTVYSTLGARLDVVEMLDGLMQGADRDLVKVWQKWNAHRFDNIMLNTKTVAVEPKEDGVWVTFEGAQAPKEPQRYDLVLYATGRAPNGKLIGAENAGIAVTDRGFIQVDKQQRTNVPHIFAIGDIVGQPMLAHKGVHEGHVAAENCAGQKAYFDARVIPGVAYTDPEVAWVGVTEDEAKKQGLKIEKGVFPWAASGRAIANGRDEGFTKLIFDAESHQIIGGGIVGPHAGDMIGEVCLAIEMGCDATDIGKTIHPHPTMGESIGMAAEVAHGTCTDLPPQRKK is encoded by the coding sequence ATGAGCAATCTGATCGAATTGAAAGTCCCGGACATCGGCGGCCACAACAACGTGGACGTCATCGAAGTGTTCGTCAAGCCGGGCGACGTGATCGAAAAAGAAGCCAGCCTGATCACGCTGGAAACCGACAAAGCCACCATGGAAGTGCCGGCTGAAGCCGCCGGCACCGTCAAGGAAGTGCGCGTTGCCGTAGGCAGCAAAGTGTCCGAAGGCGACCTGGTGGTCATCCTGGAAGCCGCCGGCGCAGCCGCCCCGGCTCCGGCCGAAGTGAAACCGGTGGAAACCACCGGAGTCGCCTCCGCCACCACCCAAGCCGGCTTCGCCCCGCAAGCCGCCCCGGTGGCCGCCAGCCATAGCGGCGGCGCCGACATCGAGTGCGACGTGATGGTGCTGGGCGGCGGTCCCGGCGGTTACTCCGCCGCCTTCCGCGCGGCCGACCTGGGCCTGAAGGTGGTCATCGTCGAGCGTTACGCCACCCTGGGCGGCGTGTGCCTGAACGTGGGCTGCATCCCGTCCAAGGCGCTGCTGCACAACGCCGCGGTGATCGACGAAGTGAGCCACCTGGCCGCCAACGGCATCAAGTTCGGCAAGCCGGAAGTGGACATCGACATGCTGCGCGGCTACAAGGAAAAGGTCATCGCCAAGCTGACCGGCGGCCTGGGCGGCATGGCCAAGGCGCGCAAGGTGGAGATCGTGCGCGGCAACGGCCACTTCATCGATCCGCACCACATCGAAGTCTCGGTGACCACCGGCAAGGGCCGCGAAGAATCGGGCGAGAAGAAGATCGTCAAGTTCAAGAACGCCATCATCGCCGCCGGCTCCCGCGTGGTGAAGCTGCCGTTCATCCCGAACGACCCGCGCGTGGTGGACTCCACCGGCGCGCTGGAGCTGAAGGGCGTAGCCGACCGCATGCTGATCATCGGCGGCGGCATCATCGGCCTGGAAATGGGCACCGTCTACTCCACGCTGGGCGCGCGCCTGGACGTGGTGGAAATGCTGGACGGCCTGATGCAAGGCGCCGACCGCGACCTGGTCAAGGTATGGCAGAAGTGGAACGCCCACCGTTTCGACAACATCATGCTGAACACCAAGACCGTGGCCGTGGAGCCGAAGGAAGACGGCGTGTGGGTGACTTTCGAAGGCGCGCAAGCCCCGAAGGAGCCGCAACGCTACGACCTGGTGCTGTACGCCACCGGCCGCGCGCCGAACGGCAAGCTGATCGGCGCGGAAAACGCCGGCATCGCGGTGACCGACCGCGGCTTCATCCAGGTGGACAAGCAGCAGCGCACCAATGTGCCGCACATCTTCGCCATCGGCGACATCGTCGGCCAGCCGATGCTGGCGCACAAGGGCGTGCATGAAGGCCATGTGGCGGCGGAAAACTGCGCCGGCCAGAAGGCCTACTTCGATGCCCGCGTGATTCCGGGCGTGGCCTACACCGATCCGGAAGTGGCCTGGGTGGGCGTGACCGAAGACGAAGCCAAGAAGCAAGGCTTGAAGATCGAGAAGGGCGTGTTCCCGTGGGCCGCTTCCGGCCGCGCCATCGCCAACGGCCGCGACGAAGGCTTCACCAAGCTGATCTTCGACGCGGAAAGCCACCAGATCATCGGCGGCGGCATCGTCGGCCCGCACGCCGGCGACATGATCGGCGAGGTGTGTCTGGCGATCGAGATGGGTTGCGACGCGACCGACATCGGCAAGACCATCCATCCGCACCCGACCATGGGCGAGTCCATCGGCATGGCGGCGGAAGTGGCGCACGGCACCTGCACGGACCTGCCGCCGCAACGCAAGAAGTAA
- a CDS encoding DUF2804 domain-containing protein, with the protein MPALPSAPSRLALPDGRAAFGVYQGIVPDLDWRLALTPMQRLTRCLRHKRWQYAALAHDDFLIAMAVVDVGWNGTAFSYLFDRRQGKVLAAASANGLPGYAAKVENRAFGDARFERFGQRFVFERAGDALRLRVASRGLSLEAEIDLSAMPPVLAVVAPANYLAHSTHKSGGLPARGEARCAAGRYDLSAATASLDYSNGLLARETSWRWASAHGPGIGFNLQQGYMGSEENAVWLDGRLWRVGAADFDYQPDAPLAPWRIRSADGLVDLVFTPEGARREDKNLIVAASRYVQPVGRFDGALIDPDSGARHPVRALAGVAEDHVSRW; encoded by the coding sequence ATGCCCGCCTTGCCCTCCGCACCATCCCGCCTCGCGCTGCCGGACGGCCGCGCCGCCTTCGGCGTCTACCAGGGCATCGTGCCCGATCTGGACTGGCGGCTGGCACTGACGCCGATGCAGCGGCTGACCCGATGCCTGCGCCACAAACGCTGGCAATACGCGGCCCTCGCCCATGACGACTTCCTGATCGCCATGGCCGTCGTGGATGTGGGCTGGAACGGCACCGCCTTCTCCTATCTGTTCGATCGCCGCCAAGGCAAGGTGCTGGCCGCCGCCAGCGCCAACGGCCTGCCGGGCTACGCCGCCAAAGTGGAGAACCGCGCCTTTGGCGACGCCCGCTTCGAGCGCTTCGGCCAACGCTTCGTTTTCGAACGCGCCGGCGACGCGCTGCGCCTGCGCGTGGCGAGCCGCGGCCTGAGCCTCGAAGCCGAGATCGACCTGTCCGCGATGCCGCCGGTGCTGGCGGTGGTGGCCCCGGCCAACTACCTCGCCCACAGCACTCACAAGAGCGGCGGCCTGCCCGCGCGCGGCGAAGCGCGCTGCGCGGCCGGACGCTACGATCTATCCGCGGCGACCGCCTCGCTCGACTACTCCAACGGCCTGCTGGCGCGGGAAACCAGCTGGCGCTGGGCCAGCGCCCACGGCCCCGGCATCGGCTTCAATCTGCAACAGGGTTATATGGGCAGCGAGGAAAACGCGGTGTGGCTGGACGGCCGCCTGTGGCGCGTGGGCGCCGCCGACTTCGACTACCAGCCGGACGCCCCCTTGGCCCCGTGGCGCATCCGCAGCGCCGACGGGCTGGTCGACCTCGTTTTCACGCCGGAAGGCGCGCGCCGCGAGGACAAGAACCTGATCGTCGCCGCCAGCCGCTACGTGCAGCCAGTGGGCCGCTTCGACGGCGCGCTGATCGATCCGGACAGCGGCGCGCGCCACCCGGTGCGCGCGCTGGCCGGCGTGGCGGAAGACCATGTTTCGCGCTGGTAG
- the aceF gene encoding dihydrolipoyllysine-residue acetyltransferase, whose product MSNLIELKVPDIGGHSNVDIIEVFIAPGQTVSVDDSLITLETDKATMEVPAEAAGVIKEVKAVVGGKISEGDVIAIIEVGAAASAPAPAAAAPAPAAAPAAAPAPVAAAPAAAPAASGRSEIRVPDIGGHNGVDVIEVTVKVGDEIAVDDSLITLETDKATMEVPATAAGKVVEVKIKVGDKVSEGDLIVVVEGAVAASAPVAAAAPAPAAAPTPVAAAPAAAPAVAPVAAAVSAAIDEIAFSKAHAGPSVRRLARELGVDLGKVKGNGRKGRITEDDVKAFVKGVMQNPAVLAPAAAPAGSGVGLDLLPWPKVDFAKFGPIETKPLSRIQKISGANLSRNWVMIPHVTFNDECDITELEDFRKTVGKEWEKSGLKISPLAFIIKAAAEALKAFPNFNSSLDGDNLVLKQYYHIGFAADTPNGLVVPVIKDADKKGLRQIAQELTDLSKLAREGKLKPTDMQGATFTISSLGGIGGTSFTPIVNAPEVAILGVCKSQIKPVWNGKEFAPRLMCPLSLSFDHRVIDGAAAARFTVHLGKLLTDVRRLIL is encoded by the coding sequence ATGAGCAATCTGATCGAACTGAAAGTGCCCGACATCGGCGGTCACAGCAACGTAGACATCATCGAAGTATTCATCGCCCCGGGCCAGACCGTGTCCGTGGACGACTCCCTGATCACCCTGGAAACCGACAAGGCCACCATGGAGGTGCCGGCGGAAGCCGCCGGCGTGATCAAGGAAGTGAAGGCCGTCGTGGGCGGCAAGATTTCCGAAGGCGACGTGATCGCCATCATCGAAGTGGGCGCCGCCGCGTCCGCTCCGGCCCCGGCAGCCGCCGCGCCGGCGCCCGCAGCCGCCCCGGCCGCTGCCCCGGCTCCGGTAGCCGCCGCTCCCGCCGCCGCGCCTGCCGCATCCGGCCGCAGCGAAATCCGCGTGCCGGATATCGGCGGCCATAACGGCGTCGACGTGATCGAAGTGACTGTCAAAGTGGGCGACGAAATCGCCGTCGACGACAGCCTGATCACGCTGGAAACCGACAAGGCCACCATGGAAGTGCCGGCCACTGCCGCCGGCAAGGTGGTGGAAGTGAAGATCAAGGTGGGCGACAAGGTCAGCGAAGGCGACCTGATCGTGGTAGTAGAGGGCGCTGTCGCCGCTTCCGCTCCGGTTGCAGCTGCTGCGCCGGCTCCGGCAGCAGCCCCGACCCCGGTCGCCGCCGCGCCTGCAGCCGCTCCGGCCGTGGCGCCGGTCGCCGCCGCCGTGTCCGCCGCCATCGACGAAATCGCCTTCTCCAAGGCCCACGCCGGTCCGTCCGTGCGCCGTCTGGCGCGCGAGCTGGGCGTGGACCTGGGCAAGGTGAAGGGCAATGGCCGCAAGGGCCGCATCACCGAAGACGACGTCAAGGCCTTCGTCAAGGGCGTGATGCAGAACCCGGCCGTGCTGGCCCCGGCCGCCGCGCCGGCCGGCTCCGGCGTGGGTCTGGACCTGCTGCCGTGGCCGAAGGTGGACTTTGCCAAGTTCGGCCCGATCGAAACCAAGCCGCTGTCCCGCATCCAGAAGATCTCCGGCGCCAACCTGTCGCGCAACTGGGTGATGATCCCGCACGTCACGTTCAACGACGAGTGCGACATCACCGAGCTGGAAGACTTCCGCAAGACCGTGGGCAAGGAATGGGAAAAGTCCGGCCTGAAGATCAGCCCGCTGGCCTTCATCATCAAGGCCGCCGCCGAAGCGCTGAAGGCCTTCCCGAACTTCAACAGCTCGCTGGACGGCGACAACCTGGTGCTGAAGCAGTACTACCACATCGGCTTCGCCGCCGACACGCCTAACGGCCTGGTGGTGCCGGTGATCAAGGACGCGGACAAGAAGGGCCTGCGCCAGATCGCCCAGGAACTGACCGACCTGTCCAAGCTGGCCCGCGAAGGCAAGCTGAAGCCGACCGACATGCAGGGCGCGACCTTCACAATCTCGTCCCTGGGCGGCATCGGCGGCACCAGCTTCACGCCTATCGTCAACGCGCCGGAAGTGGCCATCCTCGGCGTCTGCAAATCGCAGATCAAGCCGGTGTGGAACGGCAAGGAATTCGCGCCGCGCCTGATGTGCCCGCTCTCCCTGTCCTTCGATCACCGCGTGATCGACGGCGCGGCCGCCGCGCGCTTCACCGTGCACCTGGGCAAGCTGCTGACCGACGTGCGCCGTCTGATCCTGTAA